In a genomic window of Flammeovirga agarivorans:
- a CDS encoding TonB-dependent receptor domain-containing protein, with the protein MFRKTSTLIAFITFIIVSAAYANDPIKKGIILGKVKEAGSNVPVEYATVSIFDQASHTLIGGTVTNLEGMFVVKNIPEGMFTVEISFIGFQKNIIDGVEIGKPNYKANLGEVELSTDAEVLDAVEVVGTQNSVTYDIDKKVVNVGTQFAAMSGTAVDILENIPSVTVDGDGNVSLRGSSGFTVLIDGRPSVLDASEALQQIPASTIENIELITNPSAKYDPDGTAGIINIITKKNKLEGVNGVANFNVGRYGRIGGDFLLNFRKKKWNYYIGANYNKRPGPGSYKSERRTTTNDTTSYVISDGERERTFEVMGIQAGAEYSISDNDFIKLSGRVGDFKMYGGMDANFYEYQQIGGSDQPINETEYISSEYWQRGGLYYSANLAYQHKFKDKKGHTLDAMVDYGGRDMTESSINELYPKDASGVIAENPASGQRSTEIGPGGRLRAKIDYTLPIGKTDKFEAGWQTRWNKSQDINEVYNYDVSTGDYVFAPDYSFTTNYTQTIHSLYGMYAGKVGNFGYQGGLRAEYTGRNINLEGTEEDYPVDQWNVFPTIHLSYGLPKEDQLMLSYSRRIERPRGYYLEPFVTWQDAFNVRRGNPALLPENIDSFDFGYLKGLGEKATLSFDAYYRMTQNKIERVQSVWSEGVILHTYENVGTDYALGFELSLNYNPVKWWTIDLMGNLYDYRVEGELEGQSFDRQSLNWSSRFNNTFRLTKQTQLQINSRYTGPTVTAQGENEGYYMMTAALKHNMMKKKLTITASMNDVLGTAVRKSTSEGVGFNNYTEDFRYAQYFTMTFTYRLNNFKPSRRGPSGGGGGMDDF; encoded by the coding sequence ATGTTCAGAAAAACTTCCACATTAATCGCATTTATAACTTTCATTATTGTTTCAGCAGCATATGCCAACGACCCAATTAAAAAAGGTATTATTCTAGGTAAGGTAAAAGAAGCAGGTAGTAATGTACCTGTAGAATATGCTACTGTAAGTATTTTTGATCAAGCATCACATACACTTATTGGAGGAACAGTAACGAACCTTGAAGGTATGTTTGTTGTGAAAAATATTCCTGAAGGAATGTTTACCGTTGAAATCTCTTTTATCGGTTTTCAGAAGAATATTATTGATGGTGTTGAAATAGGTAAACCCAATTATAAAGCAAACTTAGGAGAAGTGGAGTTGTCTACAGATGCAGAAGTTTTAGACGCTGTTGAAGTAGTAGGTACTCAAAATTCTGTGACTTATGATATCGATAAGAAAGTAGTTAATGTAGGAACTCAGTTTGCCGCAATGTCAGGAACAGCAGTAGATATCTTAGAAAATATTCCTTCAGTTACTGTAGATGGTGATGGTAATGTGAGTTTAAGAGGTAGTTCTGGATTTACTGTTTTAATTGATGGTAGACCTTCAGTATTAGATGCTTCTGAGGCATTACAACAAATTCCTGCTAGTACAATTGAAAATATAGAGTTGATTACAAACCCTTCTGCAAAGTATGATCCCGATGGTACTGCTGGTATTATCAACATCATTACAAAGAAAAATAAGTTAGAAGGTGTAAATGGTGTAGCCAACTTTAATGTGGGTAGGTATGGAAGAATTGGTGGAGACTTCTTACTAAACTTCAGAAAGAAGAAATGGAACTACTATATCGGAGCTAATTACAATAAGAGACCAGGTCCGGGTAGCTATAAATCTGAACGTAGAACTACTACAAATGATACCACTTCTTATGTGATTTCTGATGGAGAAAGAGAACGTACTTTTGAAGTAATGGGTATTCAAGCGGGTGCTGAATATTCTATTTCGGATAATGATTTCATTAAACTATCTGGTAGAGTTGGTGATTTTAAAATGTATGGTGGGATGGATGCGAATTTCTATGAATACCAACAAATTGGAGGAAGTGACCAACCGATCAACGAGACGGAATATATTTCTAGTGAATACTGGCAAAGAGGTGGTTTATACTACAGTGCAAACTTAGCTTATCAACATAAATTCAAAGATAAAAAAGGACATACTTTAGATGCTATGGTAGATTATGGCGGTAGAGATATGACCGAAAGCTCAATCAATGAGTTGTATCCAAAAGATGCAAGCGGAGTGATAGCAGAAAACCCAGCTTCAGGCCAGAGGTCTACAGAAATTGGCCCTGGAGGAAGATTAAGAGCTAAAATAGATTATACGTTGCCTATCGGAAAAACAGACAAGTTTGAAGCAGGATGGCAAACAAGATGGAACAAATCACAAGATATTAACGAGGTATATAATTATGATGTGTCGACTGGTGACTATGTCTTTGCACCAGACTATAGCTTTACTACCAACTACACGCAAACAATCCACTCACTTTACGGTATGTATGCCGGTAAGGTAGGTAACTTTGGTTATCAGGGTGGATTGCGAGCGGAGTATACAGGCCGAAACATCAACCTTGAAGGAACTGAAGAGGACTATCCTGTAGATCAGTGGAATGTTTTCCCAACGATTCACCTATCTTATGGATTACCAAAAGAAGACCAATTGATGTTGAGTTACTCTCGAAGAATTGAAAGACCAAGAGGATATTACTTAGAGCCTTTCGTTACTTGGCAAGATGCCTTTAACGTACGTAGAGGTAACCCAGCTTTATTACCGGAAAACATTGATTCATTTGATTTTGGTTATTTAAAAGGATTAGGAGAAAAAGCTACTTTATCTTTTGATGCTTACTATAGAATGACACAAAACAAAATTGAAAGAGTTCAGAGTGTTTGGTCTGAAGGTGTTATTTTACATACTTATGAGAACGTAGGAACTGATTACGCTTTAGGTTTTGAACTTTCATTAAACTATAATCCTGTAAAATGGTGGACCATTGATTTAATGGGCAACTTATATGATTACAGAGTAGAAGGTGAATTGGAGGGACAGAGTTTTGATCGCCAAAGCTTAAACTGGAGTAGCCGTTTTAACAACACATTCAGATTGACAAAACAAACTCAATTGCAAATCAATAGTAGATATACTGGACCTACTGTAACTGCTCAAGGAGAAAATGAAGGGTACTATATGATGACTGCTGCTTTAAAGCACAATATGATGAAAAAGAAGTTGACCATTACAGCTTCAATGAACGATGTATTGGGGACAGCAGTAAGAAAAAGTACTTCAGAGGGTGTCGGTTTTAATAATTATACTGAAGATTTTAGATATGCTCAGTATTTTACTATGACATTCACTTATAGATTGAATAACTTTAAGCCATCGAGAAGAGGACCTTCAGGTGGTGGAGGTGGAATGGATGACTTCTAG
- a CDS encoding response regulator transcription factor: MKLLLIEDNHLLAEDILANLKDQSIGVEHVSTLTDAREKIGVYAYDILVVDLGLPDGNGLDVVRLIKEVDANAGVLIVTARDSVDDKVTGLELGADDYITKPFHMAELIARVRSLFRRKKLKGSNVIEVNELKVDISLSTVSINDQIIEMTKKEYDLLLYFLYNREKMLTKENIAEHLWGDHIDQADSFDFIYTHIKNLRKKLQKGGAKDYIKSVYGMGYKFSTSK; the protein is encoded by the coding sequence ATGAAACTGTTATTGATCGAAGACAATCATTTATTAGCTGAAGATATATTAGCCAATCTAAAAGATCAGAGTATCGGTGTAGAACATGTCTCTACTTTAACTGATGCTAGAGAAAAAATAGGTGTTTACGCCTATGATATCTTAGTGGTCGACTTAGGCTTACCTGACGGTAATGGTTTGGATGTAGTCAGGTTAATAAAAGAAGTGGATGCCAATGCAGGAGTATTAATCGTTACGGCAAGGGATAGTGTAGACGATAAAGTAACAGGTCTTGAATTAGGTGCTGATGATTACATCACAAAGCCCTTCCACATGGCCGAATTGATTGCAAGGGTTCGTTCATTATTCAGACGAAAAAAGTTAAAAGGAAGTAATGTTATTGAGGTAAATGAACTAAAAGTGGATATCTCTTTATCAACAGTTTCTATCAATGATCAAATCATAGAAATGACAAAAAAAGAATATGATTTATTATTGTACTTCCTTTATAACAGAGAGAAGATGCTGACAAAAGAAAATATAGCAGAACATCTCTGGGGAGATCATATTGATCAAGCCGATAGTTTTGATTTTATTTATACTCATATTAAGAACTTAAGGAAAAAGTTACAGAAGGGAGGAGCCAAAGATTATATCAAATCAGTCTATGGCATGGGGTATAAATTTTCTACTAGCAAATAA
- a CDS encoding M20 family peptidase: protein MKRLLGIILGSLAIALVYILANLLLFSSKQSDIEKIAPIKVTNAAPQHLSDAIKIKTISYDDPAMIDTASFHQFIELLYEKYPVAFGKMEYTFLGGMTMLFKWQGKRTDLKPMILMSHYDVVPVPEANLSEWKEPPFSGLIKNGEIWGRGAIDDKVGVIGIMEAVEMLISSGFQPDRTVYLSFGHDEEIMGINGAKQVAHYLKQKGVKAEFVLDEGGYITQGLVPGMQKDVALIGTTEKGFVTLELNVDVEGGHASMPKKETAIDVLSKAIGKINENPFPSYISKPLNDFIDYVGPEMPLGFRTVFANATLLEPVLMAVYEKAPSSNALVRTTVAPTIIEAGEKNNVLPTYARAVLNIRILPEESVNSVHEDLKEVIDDERVKIKILEKSEPASISNPDHPTYVMLDKSIKQVFGDIVISPYIMIAASDSRYFSKVSDHIYRFCPFKLNKQNIKSFHGINEKIGVEEFKDCVRFYHQLIKNGATEM, encoded by the coding sequence ATGAAAAGGCTTTTAGGAATTATCCTCGGATCACTAGCTATCGCTTTAGTTTATATTCTTGCAAACTTATTGTTGTTCTCATCAAAACAATCTGACATAGAAAAAATTGCTCCGATTAAGGTGACCAATGCAGCACCTCAGCATTTATCTGATGCGATAAAAATCAAAACGATATCGTACGATGATCCAGCTATGATTGATACAGCATCATTTCATCAGTTTATAGAATTACTGTATGAAAAATACCCTGTAGCTTTTGGTAAGATGGAGTATACTTTTTTGGGTGGAATGACCATGTTATTCAAATGGCAGGGAAAAAGAACAGATTTGAAACCCATGATCTTAATGTCACATTATGATGTGGTTCCAGTACCGGAAGCAAATTTAAGTGAATGGAAAGAACCACCATTTAGTGGATTAATTAAGAATGGAGAAATTTGGGGTAGAGGAGCTATTGATGACAAAGTGGGAGTGATTGGTATTATGGAAGCGGTAGAAATGCTTATTAGCTCAGGGTTTCAGCCAGATAGAACAGTGTATTTATCTTTTGGTCATGACGAAGAAATAATGGGAATTAATGGTGCAAAACAAGTTGCTCATTATCTTAAACAAAAAGGGGTGAAAGCTGAATTTGTCTTGGATGAAGGAGGTTATATCACCCAAGGCTTGGTACCAGGAATGCAGAAAGATGTAGCACTTATTGGTACTACAGAGAAGGGGTTTGTTACCTTAGAATTAAATGTTGACGTTGAAGGTGGACATGCTTCAATGCCTAAAAAAGAAACTGCTATAGATGTTTTAAGCAAAGCGATTGGTAAGATTAATGAAAACCCTTTCCCTTCATATATTTCAAAACCACTTAATGATTTTATTGATTATGTTGGCCCAGAAATGCCGCTAGGTTTTAGGACTGTTTTTGCAAACGCAACTCTATTAGAGCCTGTATTGATGGCGGTGTATGAAAAAGCACCTTCGTCAAATGCATTGGTGAGAACAACAGTTGCACCAACAATTATTGAGGCAGGAGAGAAGAATAATGTTTTACCTACCTATGCTAGAGCAGTTTTAAATATTCGAATTTTACCAGAAGAGTCAGTAAATTCTGTACATGAAGATCTAAAAGAAGTAATTGATGATGAACGAGTGAAAATCAAGATTCTTGAAAAATCTGAACCAGCATCAATTTCTAATCCTGATCATCCAACTTATGTGATGTTGGATAAATCTATCAAACAGGTTTTTGGAGATATAGTAATTTCTCCTTATATCATGATTGCAGCTTCTGATTCTCGATATTTCTCAAAGGTGTCGGACCATATCTACAGATTTTGTCCTTTTAAACTAAACAAGCAAAATATTAAATCTTTTCATGGTATCAATGAGAAAATAGGTGTGGAAGAATTTAAAGATTGTGTTCGTTTTTACCATCAGTTAATAAAGAATGGTGCAACAGAAATGTAG
- a CDS encoding sensor histidine kinase, producing MQSKRTFNLLSRITFFYLIFTFVVFYFNAKLLTKEADEFIDSDLNRRFGWIEGRVEHHLKKGRSIDSLIGGSVSNIQEISSHCKKTDYPITEDITIYHPEIERNLIHRRKVVLVEANGKFYRVSMDKEVQNYYYFRDDIFEYLIPSFIVLVILIVAFNVLLQGYFLRPFRRILEAMQNFKVGGSKEVEKVSTTTKEFVDMQDLFTNMIERIDADYNHLKEYTEDVAHEIQTPLAIIRNKSESLLFSEKLEEEDAKMIKTIYDEANHLSKLGTTLNLITKIENGEFTDIKTLYTIEEIRNQVEAVEELAQLKSLSIEMKLDEEHALNIDPYLFDIILKNLLKNAIRYGTAEGPIKIETTSTEFRISNYGAPLNISKDQLFKRFVKGSESAQSLGLGLALVAKICSVSGLKISYGYERKQHVFLLKK from the coding sequence ATGCAAAGTAAAAGAACTTTTAATTTACTATCACGAATCACCTTCTTTTACCTCATTTTCACTTTTGTGGTATTTTATTTTAATGCTAAACTACTGACAAAAGAAGCGGATGAATTTATCGATTCAGACTTAAATAGAAGATTTGGTTGGATTGAAGGAAGAGTGGAACATCACCTGAAAAAAGGTAGATCTATAGATTCACTTATCGGAGGAAGTGTATCCAATATTCAGGAGATTTCATCTCATTGTAAAAAGACGGATTATCCAATTACGGAAGATATCACTATTTATCATCCTGAAATTGAACGTAATTTAATTCATAGACGTAAAGTGGTCTTGGTTGAAGCTAATGGAAAATTTTATCGAGTATCTATGGATAAGGAAGTTCAAAATTACTATTACTTCCGAGATGATATTTTCGAATACCTTATCCCTTCTTTTATTGTACTCGTCATATTAATTGTAGCTTTTAATGTACTTCTACAAGGGTATTTCTTAAGACCTTTCAGAAGGATATTAGAAGCAATGCAAAACTTTAAAGTGGGAGGTTCAAAAGAAGTGGAGAAAGTATCTACAACAACCAAAGAGTTTGTAGATATGCAAGACTTGTTCACAAATATGATCGAAAGAATCGATGCGGATTATAACCACTTGAAAGAATATACAGAGGATGTAGCACATGAGATACAAACTCCTTTGGCAATAATTCGTAATAAATCAGAGTCACTTTTATTTTCTGAAAAGCTTGAAGAGGAAGATGCAAAGATGATCAAAACGATTTATGATGAAGCGAACCACCTGTCAAAATTAGGTACTACTCTGAACTTGATTACTAAAATTGAGAATGGTGAATTTACAGATATCAAGACACTGTATACCATTGAAGAAATTAGGAATCAGGTGGAGGCTGTAGAGGAATTAGCTCAGTTGAAATCGTTATCTATTGAGATGAAATTAGATGAAGAACATGCTTTAAATATAGATCCTTATCTGTTTGATATTATTCTTAAAAATTTATTGAAAAATGCCATCAGATATGGTACAGCTGAAGGACCAATAAAGATTGAAACAACTTCAACAGAGTTTCGCATAAGTAATTATGGAGCTCCTTTGAATATATCAAAAGACCAACTTTTTAAACGATTTGTAAAAGGGTCGGAAAGTGCTCAGTCTTTGGGCTTAGGTTTGGCTTTAGTGGCTAAGATATGCTCTGTTAGTGGACTGAAAATTTCGTACGGATACGAAAGAAAGCAGCATGTATTTCTATTAAAAAAGTAG